From Enterococcus mediterraneensis, the proteins below share one genomic window:
- a CDS encoding YggS family pyridoxal phosphate-dependent enzyme gives MISDNLREVRQEIQNSCALVGRKEDSVTLIAVTKTVDSEKTKQVVQAGILDCAENRAEKFLEKKQELADFPQITWHFIGNLQRRKVKLVINEIDYFHALDSLKLAAEIQKRAEHVIKCFVEVNVSGEESKQGITPAELSGFIEELKAFDRIQVVGLMTMAPADSTKEQQHEIFRTLRQLQEKVRECHLSYAPCTELSMGMSNDFSVAIQEGATFIRVGTALVKDM, from the coding sequence ATGATTTCTGACAACTTGCGGGAGGTCCGACAAGAGATACAGAACTCATGTGCTCTTGTTGGTAGAAAAGAAGATTCGGTGACTTTGATCGCCGTGACTAAAACGGTTGACAGCGAAAAGACGAAACAGGTGGTCCAAGCTGGTATCTTGGATTGTGCCGAAAACCGTGCTGAAAAATTTTTAGAAAAAAAACAAGAACTGGCTGATTTTCCGCAGATTACATGGCATTTTATTGGTAATTTACAACGCAGAAAGGTAAAATTAGTTATAAATGAGATAGATTATTTCCATGCATTAGACAGTTTGAAGCTGGCTGCTGAGATCCAGAAAAGAGCAGAGCATGTTATCAAATGTTTTGTTGAAGTAAATGTTTCAGGTGAAGAAAGCAAGCAGGGGATCACACCTGCGGAACTTTCGGGATTTATCGAAGAATTGAAGGCGTTCGATCGTATACAAGTTGTTGGGTTAATGACGATGGCGCCGGCTGATTCAACAAAAGAACAACAACACGAGATTTTCCGAACCTTACGGCAACTTCAAGAAAAAGTCAGAGAATGCCATTTATCTTATGCACCTTGTACGGAATTAAGTATGGGGATGAGTAACGATTTTTCCGTTGCTATCCAAGAAGGCGCAACGTTCATACGGGTAGGAACAGCATTAGTTAAAGACATGTAA
- the ileS gene encoding isoleucine--tRNA ligase — MKIKDTLHLGKTAFPMRGNLPNREAEWQKDWEEQKIYERRQKLNEGKPSFVLHDGPPYANGNIHLGHALNKISKDIIIRSKSMSGFRAPYVPGWDTHGLPIEQVLANKGVKRKEMSMAEYLEKCREYALSQVNKQREDFKRLGVAGDWEHPYVTLDPSYEAAQVRVFGKMAEKGYIYKGLKPIYWSPSSESSLAEAEIEYKDVKSPSIYVAFNVKDGKGILDEDTAFVIWTTTPWTLPANQGIAVNPKFAYVQVEADGRKFVVAKDLIEAVQSALGWENVTVLKEFAGQEMEYMTARHPFYDRESLVILGDHVTLDAGTGLVHTAPGHGEDDYIAGNKYKLPVVSPVDSKGLFTEEAPGFEGIFYDKANPMITDLLKEKGALLKLDFFTHSYPHDWRTKKPVIYRATPQWFASIDKFRQNILDEVEKVDWVIPWGKTRLYNMIRDRGDWVISRQRAWGVPLPIFYAENGEEIITPETIEHVAKLFAEHGSTIWFEKEAKDLLPEGFTHPGSPNGEFTKEKDIMDVWFDSGSSHEAVLRQRPELSFPADLYLEGSDQYRGWFNSSITTSVAINGVAPYKAVLSQGFTLDGEGRKMSKSLGNTIAPDKVINQMGADILRLWVSSVDYEADVRVSMDILKQVAEVYRKIRNTMRFLLANTTDFEPSKDAVAYEDLRSVDKYMTVRLNQVIKEIREEGYEKYNFLHIYKTVMNFLTVDLSSFYLDFAKDVVYIEAEDDAQRRCMQTVFYQTAVALTKLLTPIIPHTAEEVWSFLKEEEDYVQLAEFPAYEEYPNQQELMDTWTAFMTFRDDVLKALENARNKKLIGKSLEAKLTVYPNEQTSAVLQAVNADLAQLLIVSPDYFEVKPAGTQAPEEADQFADVALLVEKADGHVCDRCRQVRNDVGVDEKLPTLCGRCAHIVEENYSDAVAEGFEA; from the coding sequence ATGAAAATCAAAGACACATTGCATTTAGGAAAAACCGCTTTTCCAATGCGGGGCAATCTGCCAAATCGCGAAGCAGAATGGCAAAAAGATTGGGAAGAACAAAAAATTTATGAGCGCCGCCAAAAATTGAATGAAGGAAAACCATCATTTGTCTTACATGATGGACCTCCATATGCAAATGGCAATATCCATTTAGGACACGCATTAAATAAAATCAGTAAAGACATCATTATCCGGTCCAAATCAATGTCCGGTTTCCGTGCCCCTTACGTTCCAGGATGGGATACACATGGACTGCCAATTGAACAGGTTTTGGCAAACAAAGGTGTAAAACGTAAAGAAATGTCAATGGCTGAATACTTGGAAAAATGTCGTGAATACGCGCTTTCCCAAGTAAATAAACAACGAGAAGATTTCAAACGTCTTGGCGTTGCCGGCGATTGGGAACATCCTTATGTCACTTTAGATCCTTCTTACGAAGCAGCACAAGTACGAGTATTTGGGAAGATGGCAGAAAAAGGATACATCTATAAAGGATTAAAACCAATTTATTGGTCACCATCAAGCGAGTCTTCATTAGCAGAAGCTGAGATCGAATATAAAGATGTCAAATCTCCATCGATTTATGTTGCTTTTAATGTAAAAGACGGCAAAGGAATCCTTGATGAAGATACCGCTTTTGTTATCTGGACAACGACACCTTGGACATTACCAGCAAACCAAGGGATCGCGGTAAATCCGAAATTCGCTTATGTACAAGTCGAAGCTGACGGCCGCAAATTTGTAGTGGCAAAAGATTTGATCGAAGCAGTCCAATCTGCACTTGGTTGGGAAAATGTAACAGTGCTAAAAGAATTTGCCGGACAAGAAATGGAATACATGACCGCACGTCATCCATTTTATGATCGCGAGTCATTAGTGATTTTAGGTGATCACGTTACTTTAGACGCCGGTACCGGATTAGTCCATACTGCTCCTGGACACGGGGAAGATGACTATATCGCTGGTAATAAATATAAATTGCCGGTTGTGTCACCGGTTGATTCAAAAGGTCTGTTTACAGAAGAAGCTCCTGGTTTTGAAGGCATCTTCTATGATAAAGCAAATCCAATGATCACTGATTTGTTAAAAGAAAAAGGCGCTTTGCTGAAATTGGACTTCTTTACCCATAGTTATCCTCATGACTGGCGGACGAAAAAACCGGTCATCTATCGGGCAACACCACAATGGTTTGCATCTATCGATAAATTCCGTCAAAACATTTTGGATGAAGTGGAAAAAGTGGATTGGGTCATTCCATGGGGCAAAACGCGTCTATACAACATGATCCGCGATCGCGGCGACTGGGTAATCTCCCGCCAACGGGCATGGGGCGTACCGCTTCCGATTTTCTATGCTGAAAACGGAGAAGAAATCATTACACCGGAAACCATCGAGCATGTAGCAAAATTATTTGCGGAACACGGATCGACTATCTGGTTTGAAAAAGAAGCAAAAGATCTTCTTCCAGAAGGATTTACTCATCCCGGCTCTCCAAACGGCGAATTTACAAAAGAAAAAGATATCATGGATGTTTGGTTTGATTCCGGTTCTTCACACGAAGCTGTTTTGCGTCAACGACCAGAATTATCATTCCCGGCTGATTTGTATCTAGAAGGTTCTGATCAATACCGCGGCTGGTTCAACTCAAGTATCACAACAAGTGTTGCGATCAATGGGGTAGCACCTTATAAAGCCGTCTTGTCTCAAGGATTTACATTAGACGGTGAAGGCCGAAAAATGAGTAAGTCATTAGGCAATACGATCGCTCCTGATAAAGTTATCAATCAAATGGGCGCGGATATCTTGCGCTTATGGGTAAGCAGTGTCGATTATGAAGCCGATGTTCGGGTTTCTATGGACATCTTGAAACAAGTCGCAGAAGTTTACCGCAAGATCAGAAACACGATGCGTTTCTTGTTGGCAAACACTACTGATTTTGAGCCAAGCAAAGATGCGGTAGCTTACGAAGATTTGCGTTCTGTCGATAAATATATGACTGTACGTTTGAATCAAGTCATCAAAGAAATCCGTGAAGAAGGATATGAAAAATACAACTTCTTGCACATCTACAAGACAGTAATGAACTTCTTGACGGTAGATTTGTCATCTTTCTATCTGGACTTTGCTAAAGATGTCGTTTATATCGAAGCAGAAGATGACGCACAACGCCGCTGCATGCAAACAGTCTTTTACCAAACAGCTGTCGCTTTGACGAAATTGTTGACACCGATCATCCCGCACACAGCAGAAGAAGTTTGGTCTTTCTTGAAGGAAGAAGAAGACTATGTCCAATTAGCTGAGTTTCCTGCTTATGAAGAATATCCAAATCAACAAGAATTGATGGATACTTGGACAGCCTTTATGACATTTAGAGATGATGTGTTGAAGGCATTGGAAAATGCACGGAACAAAAAACTGATCGGAAAATCATTGGAAGCCAAATTAACTGTCTATCCAAATGAACAAACTTCAGCTGTATTGCAAGCAGTCAATGCTGATCTTGCGCAATTGTTGATCGTGTCACCAGATTATTTTGAAGTTAAACCTGCTGGTACACAGGCTCCTGAAGAAGCGGATCAATTTGCAGATGTTGCGTTGTTAGTGGAAAAAGCTGACGGACATGTGTGTGATCGATGCCGTCAAGTCCGAAATGATGTAGGGGTAGATGAAAAACTGCCAACTCTTTGCGGACGCTGCGCGCATATCGTCGAAGAAAACTATTCAGATGCAGTCGCAGAAGGTTTCGAAGCATAA
- a CDS encoding DivIVA domain-containing protein, which produces MALSPLDIQNKSFSVKMRGYNQDEVDDFLDIVVRDYEELVQKNREMEKALKHAEEKLEYFNELKDALNQSIIVAQDTADKVKTSASKESEVIVTSAQNKADEMIANAEKQAHQLTSSAQQRAKEILNDATQNARQLATETNDLKTKTRVFHQNLALMLQSQLEQVKSPEWDEILKPFSSYVQDGHEVFKELVAKELDNENVSEVNSEAETNKTDGVSVVESSEKIIGVPEKEVTTLDDAKELLNKIEDKDQ; this is translated from the coding sequence ATGGCATTATCTCCATTAGACATCCAAAACAAGAGTTTTTCTGTAAAAATGAGAGGATATAATCAAGACGAGGTCGATGATTTCTTAGATATCGTTGTTCGCGATTACGAAGAATTGGTACAAAAAAATCGTGAGATGGAAAAAGCCCTTAAACATGCAGAAGAAAAATTGGAATACTTCAACGAGTTGAAAGATGCGTTGAATCAATCGATCATCGTTGCGCAAGATACTGCTGATAAAGTCAAAACAAGCGCAAGCAAAGAATCAGAAGTCATCGTGACATCTGCCCAAAATAAAGCAGATGAAATGATCGCCAACGCTGAAAAACAAGCACATCAATTAACATCTTCTGCACAACAACGGGCAAAAGAGATCTTAAATGACGCGACACAAAACGCGCGGCAATTAGCAACAGAAACCAATGATCTGAAGACCAAGACACGTGTCTTCCATCAAAACTTGGCATTGATGCTGCAATCACAATTAGAACAAGTCAAAAGTCCTGAGTGGGATGAGATCTTAAAACCATTTTCAAGCTATGTCCAAGATGGACATGAAGTTTTCAAAGAACTTGTAGCAAAAGAGCTTGACAACGAAAATGTTTCTGAAGTAAACTCAGAAGCAGAAACAAACAAAACTGACGGTGTTTCAGTTGTAGAATCAAGTGAAAAAATCATCGGTGTCCCTGAAAAGGAAGTCACCACTCTTGATGACGCAAAAGAACTTTTGAACAAAATCGAAGATAAAGACCAATAG
- a CDS encoding metal-dependent transcriptional regulator: MTPNREDYLKIILELGGDGNKISNKQIVAGLDVSAASVSEMISKLVKEKLVEHSPYQGVQLTQKGLESASTLVRKHRLWEVFLVEHLNYSWNEVHDDAEVLEHVTSEHLADHLEHYLGYPEYCPHGGKIPKHAETIHEEKRKTLTDYPVGTAVRIARVLDERELLDYLVSIDLKIHEEYKIIDIAAYEGPITIKNPQKTLAVSYKAASTIFVDQLIKE; the protein is encoded by the coding sequence ATGACCCCAAATCGCGAAGATTATTTAAAAATAATTTTAGAACTAGGTGGCGATGGAAACAAGATCAGCAATAAGCAAATCGTGGCCGGCTTAGATGTCTCCGCTGCTTCTGTCAGCGAAATGATCTCTAAACTAGTCAAAGAAAAATTAGTCGAGCATTCGCCATATCAAGGGGTTCAGCTTACACAAAAAGGATTGGAGTCAGCCAGTACACTCGTCCGCAAACATCGGCTTTGGGAAGTATTTTTAGTAGAACATCTGAATTATTCCTGGAATGAAGTTCATGATGACGCCGAAGTTTTGGAACACGTGACATCGGAACATCTGGCCGATCATTTGGAACACTATCTGGGCTATCCTGAATACTGCCCTCATGGCGGTAAGATACCGAAACATGCAGAGACGATCCACGAAGAGAAACGAAAAACCTTGACCGATTATCCGGTCGGTACAGCAGTACGGATCGCCCGTGTCTTGGATGAACGAGAATTACTGGATTATCTGGTATCCATTGATTTGAAGATCCACGAAGAATACAAGATCATTGATATCGCAGCATATGAAGGACCTATCACCATCAAAAATCCGCAAAAAACTTTAGCGGTCAGTTACAAAGCTGCCAGCACGATTTTTGTCGATCAATTAATCAAGGAGTGA
- a CDS encoding YggT family protein codes for MCRTKEEAIIYLLLYYFSRAIYLYTILLVVYALLSWFPGGYQSAIGRFLRKICEPYLSLFDRLPLHIGPIDFTIAVAIIVLNLASEALIMIITRFLI; via the coding sequence ATTTGTAGAACCAAGGAGGAAGCAATTATTTATTTATTACTTTATTACTTTAGCAGAGCAATCTATCTATATACGATATTATTAGTGGTTTACGCGCTGCTCTCATGGTTTCCCGGCGGTTATCAATCGGCGATCGGTCGATTTTTAAGAAAAATCTGCGAACCATACCTAAGTCTATTTGATCGTTTGCCGCTGCATATTGGTCCGATTGATTTCACGATCGCAGTGGCTATTATTGTTTTGAACTTAGCGAGCGAAGCGTTGATCATGATCATAACAAGATTTTTAATTTGA
- a CDS encoding aminopeptidase — MTLKNFKENLENYARLITEIGVNVQKGHTIVVQISVDQAELARLITKKAYELGAAEVSVQWTDDFVQREFLAFAADDRLETIPQHKVDQTEDWIAKGASRISVVSSNPDALAGIDHQRVATYQAASGKALLNLRKATQANKVSWTVVAAAGQDWAQKVFPDLSPEDAQDKLWDEIFKTTRIYENDPVAAWKAHDEKLQKKADELNKEQFTALHYTAPGTDIIIGLPKNHLWEGAGSYNARNEKFMANMPTEEVFTAPDSRRVDGYISSTKPLSYAGTIISGMKFTFKDGKVVDFSAEQGQEVLKNLLETDEGATRLGEVALVPDPSPISQSGITFFNTLFDENASNHLALGSAYAFSIQGGTEMNEEELKEAGLNRSQTHVDFMVGSDQMDIDGIREDGSTVPIFRNGDWA; from the coding sequence ATGACCCTGAAAAACTTTAAAGAAAACTTAGAAAATTATGCTCGATTGATTACTGAAATCGGTGTCAATGTCCAAAAAGGTCATACTATCGTTGTCCAAATCAGCGTGGATCAAGCAGAACTTGCTCGTTTGATCACTAAAAAAGCCTATGAATTAGGCGCGGCGGAAGTGAGCGTGCAATGGACTGACGACTTTGTCCAACGAGAATTTTTAGCATTCGCTGCAGATGATCGGCTAGAAACGATCCCTCAACACAAAGTAGATCAAACTGAGGATTGGATCGCTAAAGGCGCCAGCCGGATCAGTGTTGTTTCCTCAAATCCTGATGCCCTTGCCGGTATCGACCATCAACGAGTAGCGACCTATCAAGCTGCTAGCGGCAAAGCGTTATTGAACCTTAGAAAAGCGACCCAAGCCAATAAAGTCAGTTGGACTGTTGTAGCAGCAGCTGGCCAAGATTGGGCACAAAAAGTCTTCCCTGATCTTTCTCCGGAAGACGCACAAGATAAATTATGGGATGAGATTTTTAAAACCACTCGGATCTATGAAAACGATCCTGTTGCCGCATGGAAAGCCCATGACGAAAAATTACAGAAAAAAGCCGATGAACTAAACAAAGAACAGTTCACCGCTTTGCACTACACTGCACCTGGGACGGATATCATCATCGGCCTTCCAAAAAATCACCTTTGGGAAGGTGCCGGCAGTTACAACGCCCGCAACGAGAAATTTATGGCAAATATGCCGACGGAAGAAGTCTTTACTGCTCCTGACAGCCGCCGGGTTGACGGATATATTTCCAGTACAAAACCATTAAGCTATGCAGGGACGATCATTTCCGGTATGAAATTTACCTTTAAAGACGGCAAGGTCGTTGATTTTTCAGCAGAACAAGGACAAGAAGTCCTGAAAAATCTGTTAGAAACTGATGAAGGAGCGACACGTTTAGGGGAAGTCGCATTAGTTCCAGATCCTTCACCGATCTCGCAATCCGGCATCACTTTCTTCAATACATTGTTTGACGAAAACGCCTCTAACCATTTGGCACTGGGTTCTGCGTATGCATTCAGTATCCAAGGTGGAACAGAGATGAACGAAGAAGAGCTGAAAGAAGCTGGTTTGAATCGCAGTCAGACTCACGTAGATTTCATGGTGGGATCTGATCAAATGGATATCGATGGTATTCGCGAAGATGGTTCTACCGTACCGATCTTCCGCAATGGCGATTGGGCTTAA
- a CDS encoding RNA-binding protein, whose translation MDTNVYQHFRTEEYPFIDAVQDWIEQVQMQYAPYLTDFLDPRQAYILETFVRQTADLKFQFYGGYQHAERQRCLIFPDYYEATSKDFEITLFEINYPTKFATLSHGKVLGTLVSTGIKREFFGDIISDGVNWQVFVASEVSSFVQLQVTKIGNVSVRLEEKSYTEILLPKDNWTEERTTVSSLRLDTVISSVYNISRQRSKQLIETGKVKVNWTEAARPDFVLDLLDIVSVRGFGRLQIQGLEGTTKKEKIRLLLGVLRK comes from the coding sequence TTGGATACAAATGTTTATCAGCATTTTCGTACGGAAGAATACCCTTTTATTGACGCTGTTCAAGATTGGATTGAGCAAGTTCAAATGCAATATGCGCCGTATCTTACCGACTTTTTAGATCCGCGCCAAGCATATATTTTAGAAACATTTGTGCGGCAGACGGCTGATCTGAAATTTCAGTTTTACGGCGGATACCAACACGCCGAGCGACAACGCTGTTTGATTTTCCCCGATTACTATGAAGCAACGAGCAAGGATTTTGAGATCACACTTTTTGAGATCAATTATCCTACTAAATTTGCTACACTGAGTCATGGGAAAGTTTTAGGGACACTTGTGAGCACGGGGATCAAACGGGAGTTTTTTGGGGACATCATTTCTGATGGTGTCAATTGGCAAGTCTTTGTGGCTTCAGAGGTCAGCAGCTTTGTCCAATTACAAGTGACTAAAATCGGCAATGTCAGTGTTCGATTGGAAGAAAAAAGCTATACAGAGATTTTACTTCCAAAAGACAATTGGACAGAAGAACGGACGACTGTCAGTTCTTTGCGTTTGGATACAGTGATATCCAGTGTATATAATATTTCCCGGCAACGATCGAAACAGTTGATCGAAACCGGTAAAGTCAAAGTCAACTGGACAGAGGCAGCACGACCAGATTTTGTTCTGGATTTACTGGACATCGTTTCAGTAAGAGGATTTGGTCGTTTACAGATACAAGGGCTGGAAGGAACAACAAAAAAAGAAAAGATCAGGCTGTTACTTGGTGTATTACGTAAATAA
- the ftsZ gene encoding cell division protein FtsZ produces the protein MEFSIDNNINDGAVIKVIGVGGGGGNAVNRMIEENVKGVEFITANTDVQALKNSKAETVIQLGPKYTRGLGAGSQPEVGQKAAEESEESIREALEGADMIFITAGMGGGTGTGAAPIVAKISKEIGALTVGVVTRPFTFEGPKRGRFAAEGIAKLKENVDTLLIISNNRLLEVVDKKTPMLEAFREADNVLRQGVQGISDLITAPGYVNLDFADVKTVMENQGTALMGIGVASGEDRVIEATKKAISSPLLETSIDGAEQVLLNITGGLDMTLFEAQDASDIVANAATGDVNIILGTSINEELGDEIRVTVIATGIDPTKKEPRSNRTSRQTQLHNVPQKPVLDMDQAKPLQEEENGFGDWDIRKEQNVRPKVDDTQFDTIEKKEFDTFNRDEVKSNDDDELSTPPFFRRKR, from the coding sequence ATGGAATTTTCAATTGATAATAACATCAATGACGGCGCTGTGATCAAAGTGATCGGTGTCGGCGGCGGCGGCGGAAATGCTGTCAACCGTATGATTGAAGAAAACGTAAAAGGCGTAGAATTCATTACTGCCAATACTGATGTCCAAGCATTAAAAAACTCAAAAGCAGAAACAGTTATCCAATTAGGCCCTAAATATACGCGTGGTTTGGGTGCCGGCTCTCAACCAGAAGTTGGCCAAAAAGCAGCTGAAGAAAGTGAAGAATCGATCCGTGAAGCCTTAGAAGGCGCGGACATGATCTTTATCACTGCCGGAATGGGCGGCGGTACCGGTACTGGTGCAGCACCGATCGTAGCGAAGATCTCAAAAGAAATCGGCGCATTGACAGTCGGTGTCGTGACTCGTCCATTTACATTTGAAGGACCAAAACGCGGACGTTTTGCCGCTGAAGGAATCGCAAAATTAAAAGAAAATGTCGATACATTATTGATCATTTCTAACAATCGCTTGTTGGAAGTCGTTGATAAGAAGACTCCTATGCTGGAAGCTTTCCGCGAAGCAGACAATGTGCTGCGTCAAGGTGTTCAAGGCATCTCTGATTTGATCACAGCACCAGGCTATGTGAACTTGGACTTTGCTGACGTGAAAACTGTTATGGAAAACCAAGGAACTGCATTGATGGGAATCGGTGTTGCCAGCGGTGAAGACCGTGTGATCGAAGCAACGAAAAAAGCTATTTCTTCTCCATTGTTGGAAACATCTATCGATGGCGCTGAACAAGTCTTGCTGAATATCACCGGCGGGTTGGATATGACATTATTTGAAGCACAAGATGCTTCTGATATCGTGGCAAATGCTGCGACAGGTGATGTGAACATCATCTTAGGTACTTCCATCAATGAAGAATTGGGCGATGAGATCCGTGTAACAGTCATCGCGACAGGGATCGATCCAACAAAAAAGGAGCCTAGATCCAACCGCACTTCTCGACAAACCCAACTTCATAATGTACCCCAAAAACCGGTTTTAGATATGGATCAAGCTAAACCATTGCAAGAAGAAGAAAATGGGTTCGGCGATTGGGACATCCGTAAAGAACAAAACGTTCGCCCAAAAGTGGATGACACACAATTTGATACGATCGAAAAGAAAGAATTCGATACATTCAATCGTGATGAAGTGAAATCAAATGACGACGATGAATTGAGCACACCGCCATTTTTCCGTCGCAAACGATAG
- a CDS encoding cell division protein SepF, producing MSILSKAANFFGLADEEYEFDGYATTEQPVVQQAVLQKQPVSATPRYQEKAETVKKEVPRTVIRKQTQQTKPVQQTQSKPVVHEEKKVVSLHQPQANVQATRPSRKQNEVKQSQAGKITIIEPRVYSEAMNIAKHILNNESVLVNFHLVEEEQARRIVDFLTGTVYAQDGDIKRVGDEIFLCTPKGVEIDGAAQNLVDTNLFDL from the coding sequence ATGTCGATTTTGAGTAAAGCAGCTAATTTTTTTGGGTTGGCTGATGAAGAATACGAGTTTGATGGTTATGCTACAACAGAACAGCCCGTTGTCCAACAAGCTGTTCTGCAAAAACAACCTGTGTCTGCCACGCCGCGTTATCAGGAAAAGGCTGAGACTGTAAAAAAAGAAGTACCGCGAACAGTCATCAGAAAACAAACACAACAAACAAAACCAGTACAGCAGACGCAATCAAAGCCTGTGGTACATGAAGAAAAGAAAGTTGTTTCATTGCATCAGCCGCAAGCCAATGTCCAAGCAACGCGACCAAGCAGAAAACAAAATGAAGTAAAACAAAGCCAAGCGGGTAAAATCACGATCATTGAACCGCGTGTCTATTCAGAAGCGATGAATATCGCTAAACACATTTTAAACAACGAATCTGTATTGGTAAATTTTCATCTTGTGGAGGAAGAACAAGCTAGACGTATCGTTGACTTCCTAACGGGAACAGTCTATGCGCAAGATGGTGATATCAAACGAGTGGGGGACGAAATCTTTTTATGTACGCCAAAGGGTGTTGAGATCGATGGAGCTGCCCAAAATCTAGTTGATACCAATCTTTTTGATTTGTAG
- the zwf gene encoding glucose-6-phosphate dehydrogenase, with protein sequence MTENKKVLFTIFGATGDLAQRKLYPSLFRLYRKGDIDEQFAVIGTARRPWSDEHYREVVKETVASLKPTEEEAEKFASHFYYQSHDVQDTEHYVTLKKLTDQLDEKYQLNGNRLYYLAMSPNFFGVIVQHLKSQGMMDSTGYHRVIIEKPFGSDYETAKQLNEEITAVFSEKEIYRIDHYLGKEMIQNISAIRFANNIFESMWNNRYIDNVQINLAEDLGVEERGGYYDKSGALKDMVQNHVLQILSLLAMEPPAAFSDHEIRTEKIKALNAVRVYTEKEVHENFVRGQYDKGTLDNKDFPAYQQEPNVSEDSTTETFVAGKFKIDNFRWSGVPFYVRTGKRLTEKGTRINIVFKQVPVNLFKARIDEPCKDKKLPQNVLTIYIQPTEGFSLSLNGKEIGQGFNPQPVKLDYRNSAEAVENSPEAYERLIFDALNGDSTNFTHWDEVAQSWRIVDVIRHAWDKVDPDFPNYAAGTMGPQAAFDLIEKDGFEWIWQPDNWYRERGLLK encoded by the coding sequence ATGACGGAAAATAAAAAAGTCTTGTTCACCATTTTTGGCGCAACAGGCGACCTTGCACAAAGAAAATTGTACCCTTCCTTGTTTCGTTTATACCGAAAAGGAGACATCGACGAACAATTCGCAGTCATCGGTACTGCACGTCGGCCATGGAGCGATGAACATTATCGCGAAGTCGTGAAAGAAACGGTCGCTTCTTTGAAACCTACAGAAGAAGAAGCAGAAAAATTCGCTTCTCATTTTTATTATCAGTCCCATGATGTACAAGATACTGAGCATTATGTGACCTTAAAAAAACTGACTGATCAGTTGGATGAAAAATATCAATTAAACGGCAATCGCCTTTATTATTTAGCAATGTCGCCGAACTTTTTCGGTGTCATCGTTCAACATTTGAAGAGCCAAGGTATGATGGATTCTACCGGCTATCATCGCGTGATCATCGAAAAACCATTCGGCTCTGATTACGAAACAGCAAAACAATTGAACGAAGAGATCACTGCTGTCTTCTCTGAAAAAGAAATCTATCGGATCGATCATTATTTAGGCAAAGAGATGATCCAAAATATCTCAGCGATCCGTTTTGCTAATAATATATTCGAATCGATGTGGAACAATCGCTATATCGACAACGTTCAAATCAATTTGGCAGAAGACCTCGGTGTTGAAGAACGCGGCGGTTACTATGATAAAAGCGGTGCATTAAAAGACATGGTTCAAAATCACGTTCTCCAAATCTTATCATTATTGGCGATGGAACCCCCTGCTGCTTTTTCAGATCACGAGATCCGCACAGAAAAAATCAAAGCATTGAACGCTGTGCGCGTCTATACCGAAAAAGAAGTTCACGAAAACTTTGTTCGCGGCCAATATGACAAAGGCACATTGGATAATAAAGATTTCCCTGCTTATCAGCAAGAACCAAATGTCAGTGAAGATTCTACGACTGAAACATTCGTTGCCGGCAAATTCAAGATCGATAATTTTCGTTGGTCTGGTGTTCCCTTTTATGTACGCACCGGCAAACGCTTGACGGAAAAAGGCACGCGGATCAATATCGTCTTCAAACAAGTTCCTGTCAATCTCTTTAAAGCAAGAATCGACGAACCTTGCAAAGATAAAAAACTGCCGCAAAATGTGTTGACGATCTATATCCAGCCGACAGAAGGATTCAGTTTGTCCTTGAACGGCAAAGAGATCGGTCAAGGCTTCAATCCGCAGCCAGTGAAATTGGATTATCGCAACAGTGCGGAAGCTGTTGAAAACAGTCCGGAAGCTTATGAACGGCTGATTTTCGATGCTTTGAACGGCGACAGCACCAACTTCACTCACTGGGATGAAGTTGCTCAATCTTGGCGGATCGTTGATGTCATCCGTCACGCATGGGATAAAGTCGATCCTGATTTTCCTAATTATGCTGCCGGAACCATGGGACCTCAAGCCGCTTTTGATCTAATAGAAAAAGATGGCTTTGAATGGATCTGGCAACCGGATAACTGGTACCGAGAACGAGGACTATTGAAATAA